The following coding sequences are from one Paenibacillus sp. FSL R5-0912 window:
- a CDS encoding YjzC family protein translates to MGEKTEYEKGDKAPNPGVYTEVGEARSFHTEIQNPKRIEMEKGDTFPETSNQNRKWKKVEKARVH, encoded by the coding sequence ATGGGCGAGAAAACAGAGTACGAAAAGGGCGATAAAGCCCCAAATCCGGGGGTTTATACAGAAGTAGGCGAAGCGCGCAGCTTCCATACCGAGATCCAGAATCCTAAGCGGATTGAAATGGAGAAGGGAGACACGTTTCCTGAGACCTCCAACCAGAACCGCAAGTGGAAAAAAGTCGAGAAAGCACGCGTGCATTAA